One part of the Sorangiineae bacterium MSr11954 genome encodes these proteins:
- a CDS encoding ketosynthase chain-length factor has protein sequence MTAPAVITGLGVASPNGLGKGAYWAATLGCQSGIGRITRFDPARYPARLAGEIDDFQAEEHLPPRLLPQTDRMTRLALVATDWALEDAGITPGSLPEFDMGVITASSSGGFEFGQRELQKLWSQGGQHVSAYQSFAWFYAVNSGQISIRNGMKGPSSVLVSDQAGGLDALAQARRQIRKGTPLIVSGSIDASICTWGWVAQITSGRLSTHLDPARAYLPFDRGAAGHVPGEGGAILVVEDEAAARRRNATVYGSIAGYGATFDPKPGRARAPGLRKAMELSLADARLDPGAIDVVFADAAAIPELDRIEAEAIGQVFGPRGVPVTAPKTMTGRLYSGAAPLDVAAALLSMRDGVIPPTANVVALADYGLDLVTAQPRRAPVRAAMILARGYGGFNSALVVRAPN, from the coding sequence GTGACCGCGCCGGCCGTCATCACGGGACTCGGTGTCGCCTCCCCGAACGGCCTCGGCAAAGGCGCCTATTGGGCCGCGACCCTCGGCTGCCAAAGCGGCATCGGCCGCATCACCCGCTTCGATCCGGCGCGCTACCCCGCGCGCTTGGCCGGCGAAATCGACGATTTCCAGGCCGAGGAGCACTTGCCGCCGCGGCTTTTGCCTCAGACCGATCGCATGACCCGCCTCGCGCTGGTCGCCACGGATTGGGCATTGGAGGACGCGGGGATCACGCCCGGATCGCTCCCCGAGTTCGATATGGGGGTGATCACCGCGAGCTCCTCCGGCGGCTTCGAGTTTGGCCAGCGCGAGCTCCAGAAGCTTTGGAGCCAGGGGGGCCAGCACGTCAGCGCGTATCAGTCCTTTGCCTGGTTTTATGCGGTGAACAGCGGGCAAATATCCATTCGAAACGGTATGAAAGGACCGAGCAGCGTCCTCGTCAGCGATCAAGCCGGCGGCTTGGATGCGCTGGCGCAGGCGCGCCGGCAAATCCGTAAAGGCACCCCGCTCATCGTATCCGGGAGCATCGACGCGTCCATTTGCACCTGGGGCTGGGTGGCGCAGATCACGAGCGGCCGATTGAGCACGCACCTCGATCCTGCGCGCGCGTATCTTCCCTTCGACCGAGGCGCCGCCGGACACGTTCCGGGCGAGGGCGGCGCCATTCTCGTCGTGGAGGACGAGGCGGCCGCGCGCCGTCGCAACGCCACCGTTTATGGCTCCATCGCAGGATATGGCGCCACGTTCGATCCCAAGCCGGGCCGGGCGCGCGCCCCCGGTTTGCGCAAAGCCATGGAGCTTTCGCTGGCCGACGCCCGCCTCGATCCGGGCGCCATCGACGTGGTGTTCGCCGATGCGGCGGCCATTCCGGAGCTCGATCGCATCGAGGCGGAGGCCATCGGCCAGGTCTTCGGCCCGCGCGGCGTTCCGGTCACCGCGCCCAAGACCATGACGGGCCGGCTGTACTCCGGGGCGGCCCCGCTGGACGTGGCGGCCGCGCTGCTCTCCATGCGCGACGGCGTCATCCCGCCCACCGCGAACGTGGTGGCGCTCGCCGACTATGGCCTGGATTTGGTCACGGCGCAGCCGCGAAGAGCCCCTGTGCGCGCGGCGATGATTTTGGCCCGCGGCTACGGCGGATTCAACTCCGCCTTGGTCGTACGGGCCCCGAATTGA
- a CDS encoding phosphopantetheine-binding protein → MTNEDFTFDDLKRILLVSAGFDDSIPLDGSMLDADFAELGYDSVALLETWRRIELERRIAIDDSTAAGARTPRALLAIVNAHLPTVEGSASRGAGSTIAGATS, encoded by the coding sequence GTGACGAACGAGGATTTTACCTTCGACGATCTCAAACGGATTTTGCTGGTCAGCGCGGGTTTCGACGACAGCATTCCCCTCGACGGCAGCATGCTCGACGCCGACTTCGCGGAGCTGGGCTACGACTCGGTGGCGCTGCTCGAGACCTGGAGGCGCATCGAGCTCGAGCGCCGCATCGCCATCGATGATTCGACGGCCGCCGGCGCGCGGACCCCGCGCGCGCTGCTCGCTATCGTCAATGCCCACCTCCCCACCGTCGAGGGCAGCGCGAGCCGCGGGGCGGGCTCGACGATCGCGGGGGCGACGTCATGA
- the fabG gene encoding 3-oxoacyl-ACP reductase FabG — MTAHDRRVALVSGATSGIGLAVARSLAAQGHAVFIGARTAENVTATVARLREEGLEVDGIALDVRSNESVRAFVHAALARYGAIDVLVNNAGRSGGGVTADITDELWFDVIDTNLHSVFRMTREVLTTGGMRQKSRGRIINIASTAGKQGVVLGAPYSASKHGVVGFTKALGNELAPTGITVNAVCPGYVETPMAQRVRAGYAAAYETSEDAILAKFQAKIPLGRYATPEEVAGLVGYLASDLAASITSQALNVCGGLGNF, encoded by the coding sequence ATGACCGCGCACGATCGACGGGTCGCGCTCGTATCGGGGGCGACCAGCGGGATCGGCTTGGCGGTCGCTCGCTCGCTCGCCGCCCAGGGGCACGCCGTGTTCATCGGCGCGCGCACCGCCGAAAACGTCACGGCCACCGTCGCGCGGCTGCGCGAGGAAGGGCTCGAGGTCGACGGCATCGCCCTCGACGTTCGATCCAACGAGTCCGTTCGCGCGTTCGTTCACGCCGCGCTCGCGCGCTATGGGGCGATTGACGTCTTGGTTAACAACGCCGGGCGCAGCGGCGGCGGGGTGACGGCCGATATCACCGACGAGCTTTGGTTCGATGTCATCGACACCAACCTCCATAGCGTTTTTCGAATGACGCGGGAGGTGCTCACCACCGGCGGAATGCGGCAAAAGAGCCGCGGCCGCATCATCAACATTGCCTCCACGGCCGGCAAACAGGGGGTCGTCCTCGGAGCACCGTACTCGGCCTCCAAACACGGTGTGGTCGGCTTCACCAAGGCGCTGGGCAACGAGCTCGCCCCCACGGGCATCACCGTCAACGCCGTCTGCCCGGGCTATGTCGAGACCCCCATGGCCCAGCGGGTCCGCGCGGGCTACGCCGCCGCCTACGAGACGTCCGAGGACGCCATCCTGGCCAAGTTCCAGGCGAAGATCCCGCTCGGCCGTTATGCGACCCCGGAGGAAGTGGCCGGGCTGGTGGGCTACCTCGCGTCCGATCTGGCGGCCTCGATCACCTCTCAGGCGCTCAACGTGTGCGGCGGCCTTGGCAACTTCTAA
- a CDS encoding aromatase/cyclase yields MSKKGIHEVEHAIDVLAPAAAVYALIADVQSWPRIFPPTVYVDRIEHDDRVERIRIWALANGVTKSWTSRRILDRANLRIDFRQEISAHPVAQMGGAWIIEPTSSAACRIRLLHDYRAVDDDPASLKWIDEAVDKNSRSELAALKANVERATAEGELTMSFEDAIPIRGSARDVYDFIYEANSWPARLPHVAKVGLEQDGEGVQTLQMDTRAKDGSTHTTKSIRVCFPHFKIAYKQITLPALMDLHTGYWTFREHDGVVTATSQHTVVIKRANIANVLGPDATVAGARDYVRTALSTNSCATLGYAKHHAEARR; encoded by the coding sequence ATGTCGAAGAAGGGTATCCACGAGGTGGAGCACGCGATCGACGTGCTCGCCCCCGCGGCGGCGGTCTATGCGCTGATCGCCGACGTGCAGAGCTGGCCGCGCATTTTCCCGCCCACCGTCTATGTCGACCGAATCGAGCACGACGATCGCGTGGAGCGCATCCGCATCTGGGCGCTCGCCAATGGCGTGACCAAGAGCTGGACCTCGCGCCGCATCCTCGACCGAGCGAACCTGCGGATCGACTTCCGCCAGGAGATCTCCGCCCACCCCGTCGCGCAGATGGGCGGCGCTTGGATCATCGAGCCCACTTCGAGCGCAGCGTGCCGCATTCGGCTTTTGCACGACTACCGCGCCGTCGACGACGATCCGGCGAGCCTGAAATGGATCGACGAGGCGGTCGACAAAAATTCCCGCTCCGAGCTCGCCGCGCTCAAGGCCAATGTCGAGCGGGCGACGGCCGAGGGTGAGCTGACGATGTCGTTCGAAGACGCCATCCCCATTCGAGGCTCGGCCAGGGACGTCTACGACTTCATCTACGAGGCCAATTCATGGCCGGCGCGGCTGCCCCACGTGGCCAAGGTCGGCCTGGAGCAAGACGGCGAAGGTGTGCAGACCCTGCAGATGGACACCCGCGCCAAGGATGGCTCCACGCACACCACCAAATCGATTCGCGTCTGCTTTCCTCATTTCAAAATTGCTTACAAGCAAATCACATTGCCCGCCTTGATGGATTTGCACACCGGCTATTGGACCTTCCGGGAGCACGATGGCGTCGTCACCGCGACTTCGCAGCACACCGTGGTGATCAAGCGCGCGAACATCGCAAACGTCCTGGGTCCGGACGCCACGGTCGCAGGGGCGCGGGACTACGTTCGGACGGCCTTGAGCACGAACAGCTGCGCGACCCTCGGCTACGCGAAGCACCATGCGGAGGCGAGGCGCTGA
- a CDS encoding FAD-dependent monooxygenase: MAGEPVVVVGAGPVGLMLAGELRLGGAEVIVLEKLRAPMTESRASTLHARTMELLDSRGLLEEVGAPPNEIMGHFGGIPLDLTLPSPYPGQWKVAQTRLESILQGWALGLGADLRRGHELTGLVAGLENVTWEAVGPHGPVRGTAPYVVGCDGESSRVRSLVGADFPSKAGSRGPESPRLLLRADVAGIDIPNRRFQRLENGLAIAARRGDGITRVMVHEFGRTTEPVDGHAGFADVAGAWMRVTGEDLRSGTPLWVNAFSDASRQVARYREGRVFFAGDAAHQQMPIGGQALNLGLHDAVNLGWKLALAARGRASPELLDTYHRERYAVGDSVLSNIRAQAMLLLGGPEVEPLRSILAKLMEHEPVRTELASRISGLDIRYEVGPGPYPLRGARMPHRLLRTAAGTTTSTALLRAGRGALLVFTDDSSARELEAAAAPWAARIDVVRARIETEHPPLGTDAVLVRPDGYVLWARSEASDPIDLIAALRRWFGAPEAASRAGKPSPAGLERTRDHRP, translated from the coding sequence ATGGCGGGGGAGCCGGTGGTGGTCGTCGGCGCGGGGCCGGTCGGGCTGATGCTCGCGGGCGAGCTTCGCCTCGGGGGCGCGGAGGTGATCGTGCTGGAGAAGCTCCGCGCGCCGATGACGGAGTCCCGGGCCTCCACCCTTCACGCGCGGACGATGGAGCTCCTGGATAGCCGAGGGCTCTTGGAGGAGGTCGGCGCGCCGCCCAACGAGATCATGGGTCACTTTGGCGGCATTCCGCTGGACTTGACCCTCCCGAGCCCGTATCCGGGCCAATGGAAGGTCGCCCAAACGCGTTTGGAGTCGATCCTCCAAGGTTGGGCGCTCGGCTTGGGCGCCGACCTTCGCCGCGGTCATGAGCTGACGGGGCTCGTCGCCGGCTTGGAGAACGTGACGTGGGAGGCCGTCGGGCCCCATGGCCCCGTGCGCGGTACGGCGCCGTACGTGGTGGGCTGCGACGGCGAGAGCAGCCGCGTGCGAAGCCTCGTCGGGGCCGATTTTCCCAGTAAGGCGGGCTCGCGCGGCCCCGAGAGCCCGCGCCTGCTCTTGCGCGCCGACGTCGCGGGCATCGACATTCCCAATCGGCGCTTTCAACGCTTGGAGAATGGGCTCGCCATCGCCGCGCGAAGGGGCGACGGGATCACCCGCGTGATGGTGCACGAGTTCGGCCGAACGACCGAGCCCGTCGATGGCCACGCGGGGTTCGCGGACGTCGCCGGCGCCTGGATGCGGGTCACCGGCGAGGACCTTCGCAGCGGAACCCCGCTTTGGGTGAACGCGTTCAGCGACGCCTCTCGCCAAGTGGCGCGCTACCGCGAGGGCCGCGTCTTCTTTGCCGGCGACGCCGCGCACCAGCAAATGCCCATCGGCGGTCAGGCGCTCAATTTGGGTCTGCACGACGCCGTCAACCTCGGCTGGAAGCTGGCCCTCGCGGCGCGCGGCCGTGCCTCGCCCGAGCTGCTCGATACGTACCATCGCGAGCGATATGCGGTGGGCGACAGCGTTCTATCCAATATTCGCGCGCAGGCCATGCTTCTCCTGGGCGGCCCCGAGGTCGAGCCGCTCCGGAGCATCCTCGCCAAGCTCATGGAGCACGAGCCGGTGCGTACCGAGCTGGCCTCGCGGATCAGCGGCTTGGACATCCGCTACGAGGTGGGCCCCGGCCCGTACCCGCTGCGCGGCGCGCGCATGCCGCATCGGTTGCTCCGCACCGCCGCGGGGACGACCACCAGCACCGCGTTGCTGCGCGCGGGCCGAGGCGCGTTGCTCGTCTTCACCGACGATTCGAGCGCCCGCGAGCTCGAGGCGGCGGCTGCTCCCTGGGCCGCCAGGATCGACGTGGTCCGGGCACGGATCGAGACGGAACATCCTCCGCTCGGGACCGACGCGGTCCTCGTTCGCCCGGATGGATATGTCCTTTGGGCGCGCTCCGAGGCCTCCGACCCCATCGATCTCATCGCCGCCTTGCGCCGCTGGTTCGGCGCGCCGGAGGCCGCATCGCGTGCGGGCAAACCGTCGCCCGCGGGGCTCGAGCGAACGAGGGATCATCGACCATGA
- a CDS encoding NAD(P)H-binding protein, with amino-acid sequence MILVTGATGNMGRHLVRHLREAGAAVRAVTRDARKAEGMASERVEIAAGDLTDPEFLERAFIGVRSLFTLLEVGDATAVLEAAGRAGVARVVLVTSLLAQTLPEGFVGQLSLGCEKVMRDRGLAGTVLRPWEFTTNTLAWADEIRAGGVVRKPSAGLPSPAIDPADVAAIAAKALLEDGHIGRTYALTGPAELVPQDKIRALSAVLGRELRFEENGDAEKLEQIRRTPDQVSEGFGVCFMASPGVLPTALEVLGRPPRTYQEWAADNAGRFR; translated from the coding sequence ATGATTCTCGTAACCGGGGCAACCGGAAATATGGGCCGGCACCTCGTGCGGCACCTTCGCGAGGCCGGCGCGGCCGTGCGGGCCGTGACGAGGGACGCGCGCAAGGCCGAGGGGATGGCGTCGGAGCGGGTGGAGATCGCGGCCGGCGATCTCACCGATCCGGAGTTCTTGGAGCGCGCCTTCATCGGCGTTCGATCGCTCTTCACCCTGCTCGAGGTGGGCGACGCGACGGCGGTGCTCGAGGCCGCGGGCCGGGCCGGTGTCGCGCGGGTCGTCTTGGTCACGTCGCTCCTCGCTCAGACATTGCCCGAGGGGTTCGTCGGCCAGCTCTCGCTCGGGTGTGAGAAGGTGATGCGCGATCGCGGCTTGGCCGGCACCGTCTTGCGGCCGTGGGAGTTCACCACCAACACCCTGGCCTGGGCCGATGAAATCCGAGCCGGCGGTGTCGTGCGCAAGCCCAGCGCCGGCCTGCCTTCACCGGCCATCGATCCTGCCGATGTCGCCGCCATCGCGGCCAAGGCGCTGCTGGAGGACGGGCACATCGGCCGGACGTACGCGTTGACCGGGCCGGCGGAGCTCGTCCCGCAGGATAAAATCCGCGCGCTGAGCGCCGTTCTCGGCCGAGAGCTCCGCTTCGAGGAGAACGGCGACGCGGAGAAGCTGGAACAAATCCGGCGGACCCCCGACCAGGTCTCCGAGGGCTTTGGCGTCTGCTTCATGGCCAGCCCCGGTGTGCTCCCCACGGCCTTGGAGGTCCTCGGCCGACCGCCGCGCACGTATCAGGAATGGGCGGCCGACAACGCCGGCCGCTTTCGTTGA